Genomic window (Pseudomonas azadiae):
TCCTGCACCTGAAAATGGTGCTGGTGGACGATTGGGTCAGCATCGGTTCGTGCAACTTCGACCACTGGAATTTGCGTTTCAACCTGGAAGCCAATCTGGAAGCGTTGGACCCTGAGTTAACGCGGGCGGTGGCGGGCAGTTTCGAGCGCGACTTTGCCCAGAGCCAGGCGGTGAGCCTGGAGGCGTGGAAGTCACGGCCGTTGTGGCGGCGGGTGAAGCAGAGGTTGTGGGGGTGGGTCGATCGGTTGGTGGTCAACCTGTTGGATCGGCGAGGGTAGGGGCCCCCGCCTTTGCACGCGGTTTAAAACTGCAACGAATATTGCGCCGTGATGTTCTGGTCACGTGACCGCTCGCCGCGCTGTTGGCTGAAGCTCAGGTCCAGCGCGCTGTTGCGGGTCAGGCGCGCGGTAGCACCCAAGTCCAGCCGGGCGCTGAGCCGATCCAGCGGGGCGCCGCTCACCTTGAAGGCGTGTCCGCCATCCCAGGCCAGTTGAGCTTGCGATTGTCGGTCGCCGCCGGCATGGGTATAGGCCAGGCCACCACGCAGGCTCAACCATGACGGGCCGGTCTGTGCCTGAGCCAGGTCGAGGTTCACGCGCACACCGCCGGTGGTCAGGTTGACGGTGTCTTTCGAGCGCTGGCCGCGCAGTGCCGCCATGCCGCCGCGTTCGGTGAAGCCGTCGTTGCGCTGCTGCACAGTGGCCAGCTGCAGGTAGGGCTGCCAGTCCCAGAAACCGTGATCGAAGCGATAGTTGGCCTCGGCGAACGCCTGCACGGTACGGCTGGTGTAGTCGGCAGACAGCCGATTCTCCACGCCTGGGAAGCTGACTCGGCGCTTGGTTGCGATCTGATGCTGCGCATAGGCGATGCCGCCGTACAGGCCCAGAGCGTCCCAGGTGTGCCCCACGTGCAGGCCCAATTGGTAGCTGTCGATACTCGCTTTGCCGCGAGCGCCGGCCTTCACGTCGCCAGTGCTCTTGCCCACAACCATCCCCACGCGTGTGCCTCGTTCCAGCTGGTGATCGAACCCGACCAACAGGCCTGTGCTGCTGTGGGACGCGCGTGCGGTGTTGCTATCGCCTTGCAGTTGGCCGGTCTGGCGCGGCAGTTGCACCCAGGCGCCCTCGTTCAGTGCTTCGGCCTCGGTAGCGCTACGACCATGGGCGTTACGCTGCCGGTCGAGTACGGCTTCACGCACTACCCGGCTGTTTTCGATCAGTGCCGCTTGGGTACTGGCATGCAACTCGCCGCTCAGTTGGTCCAGGGCCGAGGGGGCCTGCTCGGGGAACAGTGCGGTGAGGCGCTGCAGCAGCGGGGTCGGCGCGGCTTGAGCGTCGGCGGCCGTGGCGACGGCACGTTGGTTGGCGGTGTTTGCCGCAGAAGCCAGTGGCCTTCCGCGGGCAAACTCGACCAGCAGGTTATTGGCTTGCTTGACTTGGGAAACGCTGAGGAAGGGCGAGAACTCTCGATGGTCGATCGCGGCAAACTCGCCGCTCACGGCACCTTTTGCCTGGAGGATGCTGTAGCGCTGGCCCAAGGGGTAGGTGCCGGGTTGTGCGCTCAGGTACAGCGTGCCGCCGTTGACAGTGGCCTGGTTATCGACCTGCAGTTTTGCCGGCCGGTCCTGGACGACCAGCCCAGTCATCAAGGTAGCGCCGGGCGCTTGACGGTAGTCACCCTCGACGGCCAGGGAGCCGTTCAGGCGCAGAACGCCGCCTTCGAGGTTCACATCGCCCTTGAAGGTGTTATTGCCGTCCAGCTCCAGAATGCCTGCGTTGAGCGTGGCCCCGGCAAAACTGTTGTTGCCGCTCAGGCGCAACCAACCGGCGCCGCTTTTTTCCAGGCGCCCGGGGCCGCTGATATCGTTGCGCCAATCGTCCCATGCGCCGCCTTGCCAAACCACGGCACCGCCGGCGGGGCGGTCCATGTTTACCTGCGTGTCTACCCGCAGTTGGCCGGGCCCGTCGATGGCTTTTTTCAGGTCTATCAGGCCCCAGCCGTACACATCGTCGACGCCAGGCTCACCCAGGTCGGCGGCGGTGGTCAGCAGCACGTCGCGGATTTGCGGGTTGTCGAGGTAGGGGAAGCGCTCGATCAGCAGCGCCAGCGCACCGGTCACGTGAGGCGCGGCGAGTGAGGTGCCGGAAGCGGTGAAGTCTGTAAATTCGGGTTTGTCGTCGGTCACTTTGAAACCGTCGGCGTCGCCTTCTTTGTCGTAGTGAATTTCGGTTTCTATGGCGCCTGTGACCCGGATAGCGGTGATATCCGTTCCCGGCGCCGCCAGGCACCAGTCCTTGCTGAAGCCACAGCGGTACGAGCCATCGCTCAAGGTCAGCGCCTGGTTGACGTTGACCACGCTCAACCAATAGCGCTCGAGTTCGGCGACCGCGCGCGGCAGGCTGGGATAAACCCCGGCAAAGGGCGCCGCTTGCGGCGTTGCGTTGGGGGTAAGTGTATTGCCCGCTGCCCATACCTGGAGCATGCCGTATTTGACGGCTGCGTCGGCGATTGCCTTTAACTCTTGATGGTCTGCTGTATGGGTTTGGTCCAGTCCCTTGTCCAGTGCCGCCTCATCCGCCGGGGGGTCTGAAGGCCCCCAGCTATGGTTGACCACTCGCACATTCTGCTCGTGCAGTTGGGCGTAGGCGGTGGTAACCGCCTCCGGCGCAGGGGCGTCAACCTTGTACAGTCGCACACCAGGGCCGTCCTGGTAAGTGTTGCTGAACCTGCGCAGCGCACTTACATTGGCCCCGAAGGCTACGCCATGGGCTCCGGCGCCATTTCGGTTGGCGAGTACGTTGGCGGCCACGAAGGTGCCGTGCCATTCATAGCGAGCCCCTACGTTTTTCAGATAGTCATCCACTTGTTCGCGGGTGAAGTCACCGTTGGCGATTCCCTCCTCCACTTCGAGCAACGCTTCAGGCGGCAACGCCTCAAACACATGCACGGCCGAACGATCACCCTCACTGAAGAAGCAGCCTTCGAACAGCACCGTATCGCTCTTGCATCCGGGGTCTGCCAGGCGCACGCCGGAATGTGGTTTGCCGGCAAACTCGTCATGGCGCAAGTCGGTGCCCGAATCATAGACCCCCACGTGCACGCCCGCGCCACTCAACCCCCTGGCATAGGCGTAATCGGCACCGATAGCGCCCAGCCCCCAGCTTTTTTTGAACTCATCGCTGCGCCAGCTGGCGGCGTCGTGCAGCCGGCCCTGTTCGCTGTAGCTCGCGGCTTCAACGGCTATGCCCGGCAAACTCCCGAGCATGCACAGCGCGAGCGCCTTTCGTTTGAACGATGAATAAAGGGGGGCGTTTTTCGTGGGCGACATAGTCCACCTGCACAGTGATTTAGGGCAGACAGGGTGTGCGAGCAGGCTGGGGAAGGGATGTAGGGCGCAGCTGAGAGGGAAGAACGAAAGGTGACTTTATGCTGACTGAGACAGGCGCGCGGCGATGCGGCGACCCGGCAAGCCCCCTCTTCAAAACAAGAGGGGGCTGTGGGCGTTACAACAACTCGAAAGTCTGCTGCTGCACAGCCTGGGAATCCAGCCCGATCTGCACATTGAACTCGCCCGGTTCTGCGGCGAACTTGAGCTGGGTGTTATAGAACTTCAAATCGTCCTCGGTGATGGTGAAGTGCAACGTGCGCTCCTCGCCAGCCTTGAGCATGACTTTCTGGAAGTTCTTCAACTCCTTGATCGGGCGGATCATCGAACCGGCTACATCCTGGATATACAACTGCACGACCGTTTCGCCATCTACCTTGCCGGTGTTGGTCACCGTCACACTGGCGTCGAGCTTGCCACTCTTGTTCAGCGTTGTAGACGACAGCGCCATGTCCGACAGGCTGAACGTGGTGTAGCTCAAGCCATACCCGAACGGAAACAGCGGCCCGGTGGTGTCGTCGAAGTACTGCGACGTGTAGTTGCCAGGCTTGCCTGGGGTGAACGGCCGGCCGATGGTCAGGTGGTTGTAGTAGGTCGGAATCTGCCCTACCGAACGTGGGAACGTGATCGGCAGCTTGCCCGACGGGTTGTAGTCACCAAACAGCACGTCGGCGATGGCGTTGCCGCCTTCGGTGCCGGCGAACCAGGTTTCCAGGATCGCGTCCGCCTGTTGGTTCTCTTCCAGAATCGACAGCGGGCGGCCGTTCATCAGCACCAGTACCAGCGGTTTGCCGGTGGCTTTGAGGGCCTTGATCAGGTCGCGCTGGCTTTGCGGGATGTTCAGGTCGGTGCGGCTGGAGGATTCATGGGACATGCCACGGGACTCACCCACGGCAGCCACCACCACATCGGCATCCTTGGCGGCCTTGACGGCCTCATCGATCATCACTTGGGCCGGGCGGGTGTCATCCACCACTTCCGGGGCATCGAAGTTGAGGAAGTTCAGGTAGTCGACCACGGCCTTGTCATTGGTAATGTTGGCGCCACGGGCATAGATGATCTTGCCTTTTTCGCCGATCACCGCGTTTAAGCCGTCGAGCAGGGTGACCGATTGTTCCGGTTTGCCGGCGGCGGCCCAACTGCCCATCATGTCGATCGGCGCCTTGGCCAGCGGGCCGACCAGGGCGATGGTCGCGGATTTCTTCAGCGGCAGGGTGTTGTTGCGGTTTTTCAGCAGGACCAGGCTGCGGCGTGCGATGTCGCGCGCCTCGCTGCGGTGCAGGCGGCTTTCGGCGTAGGTGTCGGCCGGGTCATCCTCGGCTTTGCCGATGCGCAGGTACGGGTCCTTGAACAGACCCATGTCGTACTTGGCGCCGAGCACTTCGCGCACGGCGTTGTCGATGTCGCTCTGCTCGATCTCGCCGGATTTGAGCAGGCCGGGCAATTCCTTGCCGTACAGCGAGTCGTTCATGCTCATGTCGATGCCGGCCTTGATCGCCAGCTTGGCGGCTTCGCGCCCGTCCTTGGCCACGCCGTGCTTGATCAACTCGAAGATCGCGCCATGGTCGCTCACGGTCAGGCCCTTGAAGCCCCAGTCGCGGCGCAGCAGATCGTTCATCAGCCAGGTGTTGGCGGTGGCGGGGACGCCGTTGATCGAGTTGAGCGCCACCATCACGCCGCCGGAACCGGCCTTGATCGCCGCGTGGTAGGGCGGCAGGTAGTCCTGGTACATCTTGACCGGGCTCATGTCGACCACGTTGTAGTCACGCCCGCCTTCCACCGCGCCGTACAGGGCGAAATGCTTGACGCTGGCCATGATGCTGTCGGCATTCGCGGCGCTCACGCCCTGGAATGCCTTGACCATCACTTCGGCAATCCGCGAGACCAGGTAGGTGTCTTCACCGAAACCTTCGGAGGTGCGGCCCCAGCGCGGGTCGCGGGAAATGTCGACCATCGGCGCGAAGGTGATGTCGAGGCTGTCGGCAGCGGCTTCCTGGGCGGCGATGCGCCCGGAGCGGCCGATGGCGTCCATGTCCCAGCTGGACGCCAGGGCCAGGCTGATCGGGAAAATCGTGCGGTGGCCGTGGATCACGTCGTAGGCGAAGAACATCGGGATCTTCAGCCGGCTGCGCATGGCCGCGTCCTGCATCGGACGGTTTTCCGCGCGGGTGATGGAGTTGAACGTGCCGCCGATGCGGCCGGCGGCGATTTCCTTGCGGATCAGCTCGCGGGGCATCTCGGGGCCGATGCTGATCAGGCGCAACTGGCCGATCTTTTCGTCCAGGGTCATCTGCTGGAGCAGCTCGCTGACAAAGGCGTCCTTGTCTTTAAGCGCGACAGGCTTTGTTTCTGCCCATACGGGCTGGGTGGCCAGCGTGGCAACAAGGCCGAGCAAACACAGCTTCTTCATGAATATCCTTTTTCGGCTCATTGCACAGCGATGAGGCTGATCGGCCAAAATGTGGGGAGCGTCTATTGTTGTTCGGGTGTTGTTCAGATAAATGCAGCACACTCTGAACTCTTTTTCGCGCTGGGCATCTTTGTAGCTGATTGGCTCGACGCAATCCAGTGGTGGCGGATTATGCCCCAAGCGCGTGGTTTATAGGGTTAGTCGTCAAATTCCATCAAGATTGGGCAGGAGAAACACCATGCAAGCAGCACAAGGTTACCGCTGGGGCTTGAAAGCCGCGGCTTTGCTATTGATCAGCACAGTGCTGAGCGGTTGTGGCATCAACAACATCCCGACCCTGGATGAACAGGCCAAGGCCGCCTGGGGCCAGGTGCAGAACCAGTACCAGCGCCGCGCCGACCTGATTCCCAACCTGGTGGAGGTGGTCAAGGGCTACGCCGCCCATGAGCAGGACACCCTCACCGCCGTGATCGAAGCGCGGGCCAAGGCCACCTCGATCCAGGTGGATGCCAGCACCCTCGACAACCCGGAAAAACTCAAGCAGTTCCAGCAAGCCCAGGACGGCTTGAGCGGTGCACTGAGCCGCTTGATGGTGGTGTCCGAGCGCTACCCGGACCTGAAGGCCAACCAGAACTTCCTGGCCCTGCAGTCGCAGCTTGAAGGCACCGAAAACCGTATCGCCGTGGCCCGCCGCGACTTTATCCAGGCGGTGCAGGCCTACAACACCGAGATCCGCACCTTCCCTGGCCGTCTGTGGCACAGCGTGATGTACAGCGACCTGCCGATTCGCGCCACGTTTGAAGCCACCAGTGCCGATGCCGATAAAGCGCCGCAAGTGAAGTTCAAATAAGGCTGCATTGAGGTGCCGATGCGTTTATTAAGGATAGGCCTGGCGCTGTGGCTGTTGGCCTGCGTGGGCGTGGCCCAGGCGGCGCTGACCTTCCCGGCGCTGACCGGGCGGGTGGTGGATAACGCCCAGATGCTTGACGAAGCCACGCGCCAGCGGCTGATGCAACAGTTGCAGGCGCTGGAGCAGACCACCGGCAACCAGGTCGTGGTGATCACCGTGCCCGATTTGCAGGGCGTGCCGATTGAGGACTTCGGTTATCAATTGGGCCGCCACTGGGGCATCGGCCAGAAGGGCAAGGACAACGGCGCGCTGTTGATCGTCGCTCGCGATGAGCGCAAGTTGCGCATCGAAGTCGGCTATGGCCTGGAAGGCGTGCTCACCGATGCGCAGTCATGGGTGATCATCAACCAAGTGATTGCCCCCAAGTTCAAGGCCGGCAATTTCAGCCAGGGCATCAGCGACGGTGTGGCGGCGATGGTGCAGGTGGTGGGCGGCGAGCCGTTGGCGGTGCCGGCCCATGTGGCGGACGCCAACTTTGCCAAGGATAATCCCGGGTTTTCCATTGGCCTGTTTATCCTGTTGATCGGCGTGTTGTGGCTGTGCAATCGCATGGGGCTGCCGGTCGGCGCGATCCTGCTGGCGATTCTCAGCAGCAGCGGGCGCGGCGGCGGAGGTGGTGGAGGTGGTGGAGGCGGCGGCGGTTTCCGGGGCGGCGGTGGCGGCTTCGGCGGCGGCGGGGCTTCGGGCGGGTGGTGATGACAATAATCAGAGAGCAACTACAACCATGGCATTACTGACTGAACACGAGCAGCGCCAAGTCGCCGAAGCGATCGCCCGCGTGGAAAAAACCACCGACGCAGAACTGGTGACCGTATTGGCCGCCCGCGCGGATGACTACGCCTACATCCCGCTGCTGTGGGCCAGCCTGATCGCGTTGGTGGTGCCGGGTGTGGTGCATTACTTGTCGGGTTACCTGACCATGTACACCTTGCTGTTGGCGCAATGGGCGACATTCATTGTGTTGTGCCTGGTGTTCCGCTTGCCCAAGGTCACCACGCGGTTGATCCCCCGCTCGGTGCGCCACTGGCGCGCATCCAACCTGGCGCGGCGCCAGTTTCTGGAGCAGAACCTGCACCACACCGTGGGCAGCACCGGGGTGCTGATTTTTGTCAGCGAAGCCGAGCGGTATGTGGAGATTCTGGTGGATAACGGCATCTCCACGCGCCTGGATGACAGCAGTTGGGATGCGATCGTCAAGGCGTTTACCCAGCAAGTGAAACAAGGGCAGACGTTGGCCGGGTTTATCAGTTGCATTGAAGCCTGCGGCGAGTTGCTGAAGGTGCACGTGCCGATGACGCAGGCGCGCAATGAGCTGCCCAATCGGCTGGTCGTACTCGAATAGTCCAGGCATCTGCGGTTCAAAAAGTGGGAACTGTTTTGTGTGGGAGCTGGCTTGCCTGCGATGCGGGCACCTCGGTCCATCAGGCAAACCGAGGCGATGCGATCGCAGCGATGCGGCGACCCGACAAGCCAGCTCCCACATGTGTTGCGCAGTGTCTGATCGACCGTTGATCAAATAACCCCGTGCCCAAAACCCCCATCCCCCCTAAAATGCCCGGCATTCCCTGCCCGAGGCGTTTTTGTTCATGTCTGTCACTGCTCAACCGGATCATCACGCCCAGTTCATCGAACTGCTGAGCGCAAGCCTCGCGCAAAACGCTTTCATCAAGCTGGTGCTGGCCAAGTACGTGGGCGAGGAAGCCGAATTACAGCGGCTGATCATCAAGCAGGTCGCGGTCAAGGAGCAGCCATGCCTGTCCTTCGTCTATCGCTACAAGACCCGCGACATCACCAAGAACTTTGCTGTGGCAGAAGGCGTGGCGGCGATTGCCGAGCTGCTGCCGGCTCAGTTCAAGAACGCGCACCTGCTGTCGCTGACCGACGAAGCCCAGCTGGAATACAGCAAGAAGAACAAAAGCTCGCTGTTCAAAAGTAAGCCCCAGCAACTGCGCGAAGCGCCTTCGGCCGAGCATAACCGCGAGAAAAATCGTTTTCTCGACCTGAGCCGGCCGTTCCTCGCCGACCTGGGCGTGACTGACGCCAAGCAGGCGCTGATCCCGTCGATGTCGCGCAAGTGGAAACAGATCAACAAGTTCATCGAAGTGTTCAGCCATGCGCTGACCTCGTCACCCTTGAAGCTGGATCAACCGGTGCGCGTGGCGGACTTTGGCTCAGGCAAGGGCTACCTGACGTTCGCTATCCACGACTACCTGCGCAACACCCTCAAGGCCGAGGGCGAAGTGACCGGTGTGGAATTGCGCGAAGACATGGTGGCCCTGTGCAACACCGCCGCCGCGCGCCTGGAACACCCGGGGCTGGTGTTCAAATGTGGCGATGTGCGCAGCGTGGCGCCCAGCGAGTTGGACGTGATGATCGCCCTGCATGCCTGCGACATTGCTACCGATTATGCGATTCACACCGGCATCCGCTCCGGCGCGTCAATCATCATGTGCTCGCCGTGCTGCCACAAACAGATTCGCCTGCAGATCCAGAGCCCGGTGCTGCTCAAGCCGATGCTGCAATACGGCCTTCACCTGGGCCAGCAGGCGGAAATGGTCACTGACAGCCTGCGCGCGTTGTTCCTAGAAGCCTGCGGTTACGAGACCAAAGTGTTCGAGTTTATCTCGCTGGAACACACCAACAAGAACAAGATGATCCTCGCGGTCAAGCGCGCCGAGCCGTTGGATAACGCGCAGTTGCTGGAGAAAATCCAGGAGCTGAAGGCGTTCTACCACATCACCGAGCACTGCCTGGAAACCCTGCTGCGCGCCGATGGTTACCTGACCTGAGAGCGGGCGCGGCCCCTGTGGGGGCTTGCTTGCCTGCGATGACGATGGGTCAGCACCTGCCAGGTGTCTGATGCTCCGCTACCACATTTTTTTGTAGTGAGCGGGCTTGCCCCGCGCTGGGCTGAAGCGGCCCCAAACCAGACGAATTGGGTTTGCCTGAAACTGCGCGGTGTCTTTATTGGAGCGGCTTCGCCACCCAGCGCGGGACAAGCCCGCTCACTACAGGGAAATTTTTCAGCCTTTGAAAGTTGTGTAAATACCGATGGCTATCGCAGGCAAGCCAGCTCCCACATTTGATCTTCTTAGTTCAGACGATCAGCGTTCGACAGGTACCGACAGCGCCGGATTGCCCAACGGATGCGTACGCGCGGCAAAGAACTTCAGCGCCACCCCAGTGCCATCGAACAACGCCGAATACCGGCGCTTCTGCTGGCGAATGAACCCGTCGCTACGCCCCGACACCGAGATCGCCAGGGTCGTCAATTTGGCCTGGCGAATCGCATCCACCAGGTGCTTATCCTGCGCCCCTAGATCATGGCCGAAGATGCACAGCGCGCCCTCGTGGCTCAGCAACTGCTCATAGCAGAACGACAGATAATCCGAACTGCGGATGGTCTTGAGCTTTTCCTCAACCTTGCCCTCACTGACAAACAAT
Coding sequences:
- a CDS encoding autotransporter domain-containing protein yields the protein MLGSLPGIAVEAASYSEQGRLHDAASWRSDEFKKSWGLGAIGADYAYARGLSGAGVHVGVYDSGTDLRHDEFAGKPHSGVRLADPGCKSDTVLFEGCFFSEGDRSAVHVFEALPPEALLEVEEGIANGDFTREQVDDYLKNVGARYEWHGTFVAANVLANRNGAGAHGVAFGANVSALRRFSNTYQDGPGVRLYKVDAPAPEAVTTAYAQLHEQNVRVVNHSWGPSDPPADEAALDKGLDQTHTADHQELKAIADAAVKYGMLQVWAAGNTLTPNATPQAAPFAGVYPSLPRAVAELERYWLSVVNVNQALTLSDGSYRCGFSKDWCLAAPGTDITAIRVTGAIETEIHYDKEGDADGFKVTDDKPEFTDFTASGTSLAAPHVTGALALLIERFPYLDNPQIRDVLLTTAADLGEPGVDDVYGWGLIDLKKAIDGPGQLRVDTQVNMDRPAGGAVVWQGGAWDDWRNDISGPGRLEKSGAGWLRLSGNNSFAGATLNAGILELDGNNTFKGDVNLEGGVLRLNGSLAVEGDYRQAPGATLMTGLVVQDRPAKLQVDNQATVNGGTLYLSAQPGTYPLGQRYSILQAKGAVSGEFAAIDHREFSPFLSVSQVKQANNLLVEFARGRPLASAANTANQRAVATAADAQAAPTPLLQRLTALFPEQAPSALDQLSGELHASTQAALIENSRVVREAVLDRQRNAHGRSATEAEALNEGAWVQLPRQTGQLQGDSNTARASHSSTGLLVGFDHQLERGTRVGMVVGKSTGDVKAGARGKASIDSYQLGLHVGHTWDALGLYGGIAYAQHQIATKRRVSFPGVENRLSADYTSRTVQAFAEANYRFDHGFWDWQPYLQLATVQQRNDGFTERGGMAALRGQRSKDTVNLTTGGVRVNLDLAQAQTGPSWLSLRGGLAYTHAGGDRQSQAQLAWDGGHAFKVSGAPLDRLSARLDLGATARLTRNSALDLSFSQQRGERSRDQNITAQYSLQF
- the bglX gene encoding beta-glucosidase BglX translates to MKKLCLLGLVATLATQPVWAETKPVALKDKDAFVSELLQQMTLDEKIGQLRLISIGPEMPRELIRKEIAAGRIGGTFNSITRAENRPMQDAAMRSRLKIPMFFAYDVIHGHRTIFPISLALASSWDMDAIGRSGRIAAQEAAADSLDITFAPMVDISRDPRWGRTSEGFGEDTYLVSRIAEVMVKAFQGVSAANADSIMASVKHFALYGAVEGGRDYNVVDMSPVKMYQDYLPPYHAAIKAGSGGVMVALNSINGVPATANTWLMNDLLRRDWGFKGLTVSDHGAIFELIKHGVAKDGREAAKLAIKAGIDMSMNDSLYGKELPGLLKSGEIEQSDIDNAVREVLGAKYDMGLFKDPYLRIGKAEDDPADTYAESRLHRSEARDIARRSLVLLKNRNNTLPLKKSATIALVGPLAKAPIDMMGSWAAAGKPEQSVTLLDGLNAVIGEKGKIIYARGANITNDKAVVDYLNFLNFDAPEVVDDTRPAQVMIDEAVKAAKDADVVVAAVGESRGMSHESSSRTDLNIPQSQRDLIKALKATGKPLVLVLMNGRPLSILEENQQADAILETWFAGTEGGNAIADVLFGDYNPSGKLPITFPRSVGQIPTYYNHLTIGRPFTPGKPGNYTSQYFDDTTGPLFPFGYGLSYTTFSLSDMALSSTTLNKSGKLDASVTVTNTGKVDGETVVQLYIQDVAGSMIRPIKELKNFQKVMLKAGEERTLHFTITEDDLKFYNTQLKFAAEPGEFNVQIGLDSQAVQQQTFELL
- a CDS encoding LemA family protein — translated: MQAAQGYRWGLKAAALLLISTVLSGCGINNIPTLDEQAKAAWGQVQNQYQRRADLIPNLVEVVKGYAAHEQDTLTAVIEARAKATSIQVDASTLDNPEKLKQFQQAQDGLSGALSRLMVVSERYPDLKANQNFLALQSQLEGTENRIAVARRDFIQAVQAYNTEIRTFPGRLWHSVMYSDLPIRATFEATSADADKAPQVKFK
- a CDS encoding TPM domain-containing protein; protein product: MRLLRIGLALWLLACVGVAQAALTFPALTGRVVDNAQMLDEATRQRLMQQLQALEQTTGNQVVVITVPDLQGVPIEDFGYQLGRHWGIGQKGKDNGALLIVARDERKLRIEVGYGLEGVLTDAQSWVIINQVIAPKFKAGNFSQGISDGVAAMVQVVGGEPLAVPAHVADANFAKDNPGFSIGLFILLIGVLWLCNRMGLPVGAILLAILSSSGRGGGGGGGGGGGGGFRGGGGGFGGGGASGGW
- a CDS encoding TPM domain-containing protein — its product is MALLTEHEQRQVAEAIARVEKTTDAELVTVLAARADDYAYIPLLWASLIALVVPGVVHYLSGYLTMYTLLLAQWATFIVLCLVFRLPKVTTRLIPRSVRHWRASNLARRQFLEQNLHHTVGSTGVLIFVSEAERYVEILVDNGISTRLDDSSWDAIVKAFTQQVKQGQTLAGFISCIEACGELLKVHVPMTQARNELPNRLVVLE
- a CDS encoding class I SAM-dependent methyltransferase, translating into MSVTAQPDHHAQFIELLSASLAQNAFIKLVLAKYVGEEAELQRLIIKQVAVKEQPCLSFVYRYKTRDITKNFAVAEGVAAIAELLPAQFKNAHLLSLTDEAQLEYSKKNKSSLFKSKPQQLREAPSAEHNREKNRFLDLSRPFLADLGVTDAKQALIPSMSRKWKQINKFIEVFSHALTSSPLKLDQPVRVADFGSGKGYLTFAIHDYLRNTLKAEGEVTGVELREDMVALCNTAAARLEHPGLVFKCGDVRSVAPSELDVMIALHACDIATDYAIHTGIRSGASIIMCSPCCHKQIRLQIQSPVLLKPMLQYGLHLGQQAEMVTDSLRALFLEACGYETKVFEFISLEHTNKNKMILAVKRAEPLDNAQLLEKIQELKAFYHITEHCLETLLRADGYLT